CCCACCAGATACGGCAGCAGGCACACCGCGAGCAGCAGCACGGTGTAGAGCAGCACCAGCGTGCGGGTGAATTCGATACCGTGGGTGACCGGCAGCATCGGCAGGCCGGCGCGGCGGTAGTCCTCGACGCGGTGGATGGCGAGCGCCCAGAAGTGCGGCGGCGTCCAGGTGAAGATGATCATCATCAGCAACAGGGCCTCGGCGCCCACCGTTCCGGTCATCGCCGTCCACCCGAGCACCGGCGGCAGCGCGCCGGCGACCCCGCCGATGACGATGTTCTGGGGCGTGGCGCGCTTGAGGAACACCGTGTAGATCACTGCATAGCCGAACAGCCCGGCCAGGGTGAGCCACGCAGTCAGCGCATTGACCGCCACCAGCAGCAGCACGAAGCCGCCGGCGGCGAGCGCGAAGGCGAAGCTCACCGCCTGCGCGTTGCTCAGCCGGCCGGTGGGCAGCGGACGCATCCGGGTGCGCGCCATGCGGGCGTCGATCTTCTGGTCGAGCACATGGTTGAAGGCCGCCGCCGCGCCCGAGACCATCGCAATGCCCAGGCTCGCCGTCGCCATCAGGCCGAGGTCGGGCCAGCCCTCGCTGGCGAGCATCATGCCCACCCAGGCGGTCAGCACCAGCAGCGCCACCACCCGCGGCTTGGTGAGTTGCCAGAACGCGCGACCGAGCGCCATCGCCTCGCCCAGGCTGGCAGCCGCTGTCGGAATCCGCTTGTAGCCGTCCATGTCTCCGTCTCCCCCTGTTGTCCTTGCTGCGACCACCATTCACGGCGAAGGCCGCCACGGTTGTGCGTTACCGTGAGAGCGGGCTTGCCCGCGAAGGCAGCGGCTCCGGGTCTGTCCATTCGCGGGCAAGCCCGCACCCACGGTCGGCGCCCATGCCCGGATCCGCCGGGAACGTCGGCCGGGCAGCCGGATGGGTGCGCTGCGCCGAACGACGGGACTGCGCGGCCGACGCCTGCATCTGCCGGATCAGCAACACCAGCGTGGCGAGCAGGCAGGCTGCGGTGAGGTTGTGCGCGACCGCGTTGAAGAGCGGCACCTGACCAATCACGTTGATCAGGCCGAGTGTCACCTGCAGCGCCAGCAGCACGCCGACCGCCGCCGCCAGCCGGCGCAGGCGCGCACCCGCCGCATGGCGCCAGCACAGCAGCACCAGGCTGGCGAGCACGCCCGTGGCGACCAGGGCGCCGATGCGATGCAGCACATGGATGCTCATCCGCGCCTCGTAAGGCAGCACGCCGAACTCGTAGGTCTCGTGGCCCAGCGGCAGGCTGAAGGCGGCTCGCAGCGAGAACTGCGCGCTCCAGCCGCTCTCGCAGAAGGGCAACTGGTAGCACACCGCCGCCGCGTAGTTCGCCGACGTCCAGCCGCCGAGGGCGATCTGCGCAAGGAGCACGGCGAAGGCCAGCCAGGCCAGCGGCAGCAGGCGGGCGAGACGGGGCTCGACTGGCTCCATGGCCACGGGAGGCTCAGGCCTCAACTCGAAGCGCAGCAAGGCCAGCAGCGCAAGCAGCCCGAAGCCGCCGAACAGGTGCGCCACCACCACCACCGGCATCAGATTCATCGTCACCGTCCACATGCCGAGCGCGGCCTGGAACACCACCAGCGCCAGCAGCAGCGCAGCGAGCCCGCGCACCCCGCGCCCGCGAGGCAGGCGGCGCGAGACGATGAAGATCGCCAGCACGCAGAGCCCGAGCAGGCCGGCGAGATAGCGGTGCACCATCTCGTTGCGCGCCTTGAAGGGGTCGACCTCGGCGTCGGGAAAGCGCGCCTGGGCCGCGGCGATGTGGGTGTCGTGCACCGGCGGCGTGAGCCGGCCGTAGCAGCCCGGCCAATCCGGACAGCCCAGCCCGGCGTCGGTGAGTCGGGTGTAGGCGCCGAGCGCGATCACCGCCAGCGCGAGCGCCAGGGTCGCGGTCACCAGCCAGCGTGCGCGCCTCATCGCCACCTCCTCATACGCCGCTGCGGTCGTAGTTCATCAGCCGCAGCAGGTCGCTGCGGATATCGCCGGCCACGCGCTGCGCCTGCTCGGCCCCCGGCTCGACCGCATAGCGCAGCAAGGCCAGGCCGCGCGGATCGACCAGCACGATGCGCCCCAGCAGCGCCGCGTCGCTGACCTGCGCGGCCTGCCATTCGACATGCGGATAGCGCGCACGCACCGCGGGATTGTCCGCCGCCAGCACCAGCGCCTGCACCCGCGCCTGCTTGCGGCCGAGGCCCGCGTGAAGCTGCTGCAGGATCATCAGCGCCTGCTCGCAGCGCGTGGCCGGGGCCGTCGGCGCGATGCCGACGCCAGGCGGAACGAGCGCCTCGCCGCTTTCCGGGCAGGCCGCTTCGCCCCCGACCGCGGGCACATAGACCAGATGCCACTGCCCGCCGCCCTGCGCGGGTGGAGGCAGCAGGCGCAGTTCCTGCGTCAGCCACTCGCCGTGGTTGAGAGTCGGCGCGGCAGCAAACCAGCCAAAGCGCAGACTCGCCCATGCCGCTGCCAGCGGCACAAGCGCACAGAGCAGGAACAGGGTCAGGAATTTACGACTGCTCATGGGCGATCTCCCCTGATTCGGCCGGCCTCCGGCGCGCGCTGGCAGCGAGCGCGACACCGATCACCGCGAGCGCGATCAGCGCCCATTGCAGCGCATAGCCGCGATGCCGCTCGGGCGGCAGCACGACCGGCTGGTAGTGGATGTGGAAGGGTGAAGCCTGCTGCTGCTGGATCAGCCCTGGCGCCAGCGGCACCGCCAGCCAGGGCGCGAGCTGCTCCGGGTCGGGCTGCTGGATGCGCATCGGCCAACGACCGTGGTCCTCGACATTGGCGCCAAGCAGGAGGCCGGTGACGTCGGTGCGGAAGAGGCCCTGCACACGCAGCTGCGCCGGAATCGCCGGCAGCGGCAGCACGTCGCGCGCGCCCCCGGCCGGAATCCAGCCCAGATTGACGAGCGCCGCGCGCGGCGCGGCGCCGCTGCTGCCCGCTGCGCGCAGGTCGGCGATGTCTTCCACCGCGATCACCACGTCGTAGCCGGGCTGACGGTCGAGGACACGGTTGTCGACCAGCCACACCATGGGCGCAATCCAGCGGGCCTCGAAGTCGAGCTGCACGCCGTCGACGAGCGCCCTCCGCGCTCGCACGCTGGCGGAATCGCGCGTCGCGCTGGCGCCCGCTGCACCGCGTTCACCGGAACGGCCGCCCGCGGCCGCGCGCCCATCGCCTCCGGCCAGCGCTGCCAGCCGCGCCAGGCCCACCGCGCCTTCGCGCTCCCACTGCGCGATGCGCGCCAGCGTCGCCAGCTTGTCCTCGCCGCGCTGCCATTGCCACACCGACAGCCCCGCCGGCACCGCGGCGACCGCCAGCACCGCGAGCACCCATGGCCAGCGCAGCACCCAGCAGTGTCCGAACGCGCTAATCTTCATCGCCACCCTGCCGCCGGAGAGCCCTCATGGCCGTCAAGATCGTTTTCGTGCTGCTGCTCGCACTTGTCGTCGTCAGCCTGTTCCAGGCGCTGTTCGTGATGCTCAAGGGCGGAGACGGTACGACCCGGATGTCGAAACACCTCGGCCGCCGGCTCGCGTTCTCGGTCGCGGTGATGGCGCTGCTGCTGGTGCTGCTCGCCACCGGGGTGATCACGCCGAATCCGCGTCCATACTGAGCCCGCGCGTATTGCGTGCCCGCCCGAGCGCCCGCCCGCATCGCGCCCGCCTCACAGCACATAGACGAAGATGAAGAGGTTGAGCCACACCACATCCACGAAGTGCCAGTACCAGGCCGCGGCCTGGAAGCCGAAGTGGTGCTCCGCGGTGAAGTGGTCCTTGATCACGATGCGCAGCAGCATGACCAGCAGGATCAGCGCGCCTATGGTCACGTGCAGGCCGTGGAAGCCGGTGAGCAGGTAGAAGGTGTTGCCGTAGACCCCGGAGTCCAGGCGCAGACCGAGGTCCTCGTAGGCGTGCATGTATTCATAGCCCTGCAGGAACAGGAAGGTCACCCCGAGCAGCACGGTGATCGCGAGAAAGAGCTTGAGCCGCAGCCGATTGCCCTGCTCGATCGCCACGTGCGCGACCTGCAGCGTGACTGAGGAGGCAAGCAGGATCACCGTGTTCCACAGCGGCAGGCCCGACCAGGGCATGGCTTGGGTCTCGGTACCGCCCGGAGTCTTGAGCAGCGGCCAGGCGGCCTCGAAGTCCGGCCACAGGATCTCGGCGGTCATCGCGTTGTTGCTGGCGCCGTCCAGCCATGGCACCGATACCACGCGGGCATAGAACAGGGCGCCGAAGAAGGCGAGGAAGAACATCACCT
This region of Thauera sp. JM12B12 genomic DNA includes:
- the cyoE gene encoding heme o synthase, which codes for MDGYKRIPTAAASLGEAMALGRAFWQLTKPRVVALLVLTAWVGMMLASEGWPDLGLMATASLGIAMVSGAAAAFNHVLDQKIDARMARTRMRPLPTGRLSNAQAVSFAFALAAGGFVLLLVAVNALTAWLTLAGLFGYAVIYTVFLKRATPQNIVIGGVAGALPPVLGWTAMTGTVGAEALLLMMIIFTWTPPHFWALAIHRVEDYRRAGLPMLPVTHGIEFTRTLVLLYTVLLLAVCLLPYLVGMSGPFYLAGSLLLNLQFLRHAWRLKFAPRADTAIRTFRFSITHLMLLFFVLLADHYL
- a CDS encoding COX15/CtaA family protein; protein product: MRRARWLVTATLALALAVIALGAYTRLTDAGLGCPDWPGCYGRLTPPVHDTHIAAAQARFPDAEVDPFKARNEMVHRYLAGLLGLCVLAIFIVSRRLPRGRGVRGLAALLLALVVFQAALGMWTVTMNLMPVVVVAHLFGGFGLLALLALLRFELRPEPPVAMEPVEPRLARLLPLAWLAFAVLLAQIALGGWTSANYAAAVCYQLPFCESGWSAQFSLRAAFSLPLGHETYEFGVLPYEARMSIHVLHRIGALVATGVLASLVLLCWRHAAGARLRRLAAAVGVLLALQVTLGLINVIGQVPLFNAVAHNLTAACLLATLVLLIRQMQASAAQSRRSAQRTHPAARPTFPADPGMGADRGCGLAREWTDPEPLPSRASPLSR
- a CDS encoding SURF1 family protein; translation: MKISAFGHCWVLRWPWVLAVLAVAAVPAGLSVWQWQRGEDKLATLARIAQWEREGAVGLARLAALAGGDGRAAAGGRSGERGAAGASATRDSASVRARRALVDGVQLDFEARWIAPMVWLVDNRVLDRQPGYDVVIAVEDIADLRAAGSSGAAPRAALVNLGWIPAGGARDVLPLPAIPAQLRVQGLFRTDVTGLLLGANVEDHGRWPMRIQQPDPEQLAPWLAVPLAPGLIQQQQASPFHIHYQPVVLPPERHRGYALQWALIALAVIGVALAASARRRPAESGEIAHEQS
- a CDS encoding DUF2909 domain-containing protein, whose amino-acid sequence is MAVKIVFVLLLALVVVSLFQALFVMLKGGDGTTRMSKHLGRRLAFSVAVMALLLVLLATGVITPNPRPY
- a CDS encoding cytochrome c oxidase subunit 3, coding for MTTTTHQKYYVPHDSAWPIVGALALLLIGYGAALWISQLDQPGARGGPWVLAAGIALLVVTLFGWFGKVIDESQRGLYSAQLDRSFRQCMSWFIFSEVMFFLAFFGALFYARVVSVPWLDGASNNAMTAEILWPDFEAAWPLLKTPGGTETQAMPWSGLPLWNTVILLASSVTLQVAHVAIEQGNRLRLKLFLAITVLLGVTFLFLQGYEYMHAYEDLGLRLDSGVYGNTFYLLTGFHGLHVTIGALILLVMLLRIVIKDHFTAEHHFGFQAAAWYWHFVDVVWLNLFIFVYVL